From one Nothobranchius furzeri strain GRZ-AD chromosome 2, NfurGRZ-RIMD1, whole genome shotgun sequence genomic stretch:
- the LOC139063828 gene encoding uncharacterized protein isoform X2 produces MDTLAPSALGDVPTDIQTTSVGHRKKPAVLKPRPVKQRFLETSSPKPLVQRQVSHPVTASNVPRVVAKVVETTTPPPPSQWTPVRPDGMRNHSGESEHASDSPKKGVVLGEIGTPVAVTECSIPQFSPDNVVAMDTLAPSAGSDGPTDIQTTSVRHFKKAARRVQQEVAFPPCINPLADVESVHFRKEVLDCDQLPLPHHQEASGCPGSVSGSGAAHAVMPPSGQKGDCHHVHASPRGQSTNTPSCMRSQILLSSLVPETTVQEPSSSSVVNNFDEDDTILHKDDTRLDSILGSFHQGDRRFKYGGVQCAAITVVALTKHKQKSVFSWDFAVLDNVVELGNELYTDLRDNKKIRGGHEFLSVPDLPKEIDIEEQRFKLVYGDFVSGDVDVVEGELIDAGVYTPLLDGLQKMCTQHETCIMTLSGNTCAIICDNGRYAVVDSHARSADGMVDPTGQSVVVYFANLDNVFQHFQRFASKLVGSQKSFEITGVDIVQMDTFKNVSEQTSAVPTKAKGEKRKRSSTSTACKRTKIDDVKDMDSVVFVSDVATKVLQFDPISSDVSEVLCKRLNVEYEKCDYACCGVGELGVPCVNEEIVGDGNCFFRAVSRAVTGTQKHHRKFRLAVVNQLKRNPQTYQSILRSEYSSVPHYLNSSRMQYVGNWATEVEIQAAADYFGINIFTYCNDKWLEYSSYSSISNQGVYLQNCNGNHYETVVCVKQPNMETCYGYCKTVDDDSGKYNTRQAATEPLKDRLETIKPVSASIEAHDARVFDHANAFTPLSADVCKTLCNMLKIDYDKHTSQDSTPCGTLGNVCKTEDIVEDGNSFFRAVAHSISGSQKGHRKVRLSVVSYMLKNTEQCQQFLGKHASVSQYIENSQMKYVGHCATEVEFRAAANMLGVHIFINNGTEWIKYSPKSSNFIIEGLYLSNYNNIFKPIICTKQGDKETCLGFCRVESLSDTVNRCRRSTKKQLNADPNIKSIKMNKVLSKYKKQKRYFTKAFLYRNDNTFNEKVKTQYQQLYKTSFEYRMTKINSSKFKYKFVSAHKQKVKQMSSYNYRHKLSYRENVKQRSIHEYHHNLLYQERLKQRSIHEYHHNLPHQERVKRRSIHEYHHNLSHQQKVRELSRRQYLKVEHKTRLIESTKHKRELIKLKSQHFDFVTEQFLEKVKDGPDFVCCVCSRLLFKHQVLNCRKEYYKKTKEMSLIADKCISEDYVHRCTSACKSPCEFFNTSRNSLYICYTCHYKINKCQIPPQSSINKLTVDPIPPQLARLNTLEQHLIALNIPFMKMLALPKGGQNGIHGPVTCVPANIVETCSLLPRTNMEGSLLPVKLKRKLTYKGHYDYQYVDAVHVQEALQYLKHHNLHYKDVQFNEAWINEFSRVDDHSVSEKDSVADKDEGACIEEDEDELLHDRQQHCMFQDTCLMPVDIGQEALDQYVDNVLNVAPGEGNNPVKLLSDITNEAKCFPVLFPSGSKTYHESRQYNLTLNRYFNTRLLHADGRFAHNVEYIFFAQYMSELEQVVSKVSIALRKGKSGESHDLRNLVKDQDSLNKLLEFDDGYRFLKPIRGTPAFWQTAQRDLLACVRMLGKPTWFASFSSADMRWTNLLYSILRQEGRTQTVEQLEWADKCELLRRNPVTAARMFDFRWHVFLREVLMSPANPIGKIVDYYYRVEFQQRGSPHCHCLFWVSGAPVLDKNTDEEVTAFIDKYVTCELPPEEDSLSEVVSSVQQHSKRHSKTCKKKNTVCRFNFPRPASTRTFISRGEKYQDAAKTCKCDKTDSTVQCPCLCQDKSRKQEMDKDVASAILTKVKTAISSDDCPYTSVEDLFRGLGISQELFETAYKRFCRNTHVVLKRQVDEIWINQYSRLLLKAWNANIDIQYCVDAYACCVYIVSYMSKSEREIGLLLANSQREAAKDNVSAKEALKTLGNVYLHNRDVCAQEAVYRLTNMHLKECSRKVVFVPTGDNVVKMSLPIAVLRQKAMSQDLSTDDMWMCGIADRYKNRPNDDTFNDMCLATFASEYRVLSKNEKCKNPVQLSSDFGFVAKRTRTKPAVVRYARFSETREPEKFYQSMLQLFLPHRFDTELKPSTCETFEEFYRTGFIRFVDGANRSVKSVVDLNRGKYEMESDRLEAVDNIVGDAMLENAWCELCPELEVERLECVEILKESSQTVNDDPEIIPDLAPSSKDIGRLEKRNVMSRTEGLALIRSLNEKQFSVFNQIRQWCIDKVNGVNPEPLHIFVTGGAGTGKSHLIRAIEYEVKRLLSPTCKHPDNTCVLLTAPTGIAAYNLEATTIHSTFSIGKDVRLPYTPLGEEKLNSLRSRFCDLQLLIIDEISMVDHNLLSYVHGRLRQIKQTGNFSPYGNVSVVAVGDFFQLPPVKGKPLYSDGVGSSIWTDLFKVVELTEIVRQKDAVFSQLLNRIRTHSKGQPLLPEDLKILKTCETGEVSSALHIFATNKQVNEHNIIQLCQTCPDYISFKAKDYVNDKKTGKLKLLEGNHARASNTNLAEELLLGKGARVMLCKNVDVADGLVNGVCGIVTEIIMQENDTFPKKVYVQFDDHRVGLQRRKTSQSLSSNLAGSTPIEPEEEKATVKGGLRRQFPLKLAWACTVHKVQGLTVNTAVVSLSKIFAPGQAYVALSRVTTLSGLTIQKFDAKRIYCKDDITVAVSRMAPLLSGHTQWDRFNTSVFTFFLMNVQSLNRHVKDLAFCTRHLQPSCIAVTETWLTTACSDTVKIDGYSFYNCPRHLSYTSNQAALAALQDQQRGGVGIYTAQGVAFELLKLQDVNLECLTYKFVSLNLLMAVIYRPPLYPLSVFQANLVKLLDWLEPQSENVLLMGDFNDDILKSSVVLKIVTDRGYAQIVTDPTTERGTLIDHVYIKSKVYEMEAVVMPTYFSDHQGIFCGFKQL; encoded by the exons atggaCACGCTAGCTCCATCGGCTCTTGGTGATGTCCCCACAGACATCCAG ACTACGTCTGTGGGACATCGCAAGAAGCCTGCTGTCTTGAAGCCCAGGCCAGTAAAGCAGCGG TTCTTGGAGACATCCTCACCAAAGCCACTGGTGCAGCGCCAGGTGTCTCATCCAGTTACGGCAAGTAATGTGCCACGCGTTGTTGCGAAGGTTGTGGAAACCACTACACCTCCACCCCCTTCCCAATGGACACCCGTGAGACCTGATGGGATG AGGAACCATTCAGGGGAGTCTGAACACGCTTCTGATTCCCCCAAGAAAGGAGTGGTTCTTGGTGAA ATTGGCACTCCAGTGGCTGTGACGGAGTGTTCCATCCCACAGTTCTCACCTGACAATGTGGTTGCCATGGACACACTTGCTCCATCGGCTGGTTCAGATGGTCCCACAGACATACAG aCTACGTCTGTGCGACATTTTAAGAAAGCAGCTAGGCGTGTCCAGCAGGAG GTTGCATTCCCACCTTGCATAAATCCTCTTGCAGACGTGGAGTCTGTTCATTTTAGGAAGGAG GTGTTGGACTGTGACCAGCTGCCTTTACCCCACCATCAGGAGGCATCTGGTTGTCCTGGGTCTGTCTCTGGGTCTGGTGCTGCTCATGCTGTGATGCCTCCTTCTGGCCAGAAGGGTGATTGCCATCACGTGCATGCATCACCCAGAGGTCAGTCCACTAACACCCCTTCTTGCATGCGTTCACAGATTTTGCTTTCATCTCTAGTTCCAGAGACAACTGTTCAGGAACCTTCAAGCAGTTCTGTTGTAAATaattttgatgaagatgatacaaTCTTACACAAGGATGATACACGTTTAGACTCTATCCTAGGATCATTTCACCAGGGCGATAGGCGTTTTAAATATGGGGGAGTTCAGTGTGCAGCTATTACTGTTGTTGCTTTAACAAAGCACAAACAGAAGAGTGTTTTTTCTTGGGACTTTGCCGTGTTGGATAACGTTGTTGAGTTAGGAAATGAGCTGTACACAGATTTGCGCGACAACAAAAAGATTAGAGGTGGACATGAGTTTCTCTCTGTTCCAGACTTGCCAAAGGAAATTGACATAGAAGAACAGCGTTTTAAGCTTGTTTACGGGGATTTTGTTTCAGGAGATGTAGATGTAGTTGAAGGCGAGTTAATAGATGCTGGTGTGTACACTCCTCTCCTGGATGGATTGCAGAAGATGTGCACACAGCATGAAACTTGCATTATGACATTAAGTGGCAATACTTGCGCTATCATTTGTGATAATGGACGTTATGCTGTAGTAGATTCCCATGCACGCTCTGCAGACGGCATGGTAGACCCGACAGGACAGAGTGTAGTTGTGTACTTTGCAAACCTTGATaatgtttttcaacattttcagagGTTTGCTAGTAAACTAGTGGGATCTCAGAAGTCATTTGAGATCACTGGAGTGGATATTGTTCAGATGgacacatttaaaaatgtatcTGAACAAACAAGCGCAGTTCCCACGAAGGCCAAAGGGGAGAAGCGCAAAAGGTCATCCACATCCACAGCATGCAAAAGGACGAAGATTGATGATGTTAAGGATATggactctgttgtttttgttagtgATGTTGCGACAAAGGTTTTGCAGTTTGATCCCATCTCTAGTGATGTGTCAGAGGTTCTGTGTAAACGGTTGAATGTGGAGTATGAAAAGTGTGATTATGCTTGTTGTGGTGTTGGTGAGTTGGGTGTACCATGTGTGAATGAGGAAATAGTGGGTGATGGAAACTGTTTTTTcagggcagtaagtcgagctgttACTGGCACCCAGAAACATCATAGAAAATTTCGGCTCGCTGTGGTAAACCAGTTAAAAAGGAATCCTCAAACATATCAAAGTATTTTAAGAAGTGAGTATTCCTCGGTTCCACACTATCTTAACTCGTCTAGGATGCAATATGTAGGAAACTGGGCAACTGAGGTAGAAATTCAAGCTGCCGCTGATTATTTTGGCATTAACATTTTCACTTACTGTAATGATAAATGGCTTGAATACAGCTCCTACAGCAGCATATCTAATCAAGGTGTTTATTTACAAAATTGTAATGGTAACCATTATGAGACCGTCGTTTGTGTTAAACAGCCTAACATGGAAACATGTTATGGGTATTGCAAGACTGTAGATGATGATTCTGGAAAATATAACACTCGACAAGCTGCAACTGAACCTTTAAAGGATCGGTTAGAGACCATAAAACCTGTGTCTGCTTCTATAGAAGCACATGATGCCCGTGTCTTTGATCATGCCAATGCTTTTACTCCTCTGTCTGCAGATGTTTGTAAAACTCTTTGTAACATGTTGAAAATAGATTATGACAAACACACATCCCAAGACTCTACACCATGTGGGACTTTAGGAAATGTGTGTAAGACAGAGGATATTGTAGAAGATGGTAATAGTTTTTTCAGAGCTGTAGCTCATTCAATTAGTGGGTCACAGAAAGGCCATCGTAAGGTCCGACTTTCTGTTGTTTCATACATGTTAAAAAATACTGAACAGTGTCAACAGTTCCTGGGAAAACATGCTTCTGTGTCACAATATATTGAAAACTCCCAGATGAAGTATGTAGGTCACTGTGCTACAGAAGTAgaatttagggctgcagctaataTGTTAGGCGTGCACATATTTATTAATAATGGCACTGAGTGGATCAAATATAGCCCTAAATCCAGTAATTTCATCATTGAGGGACTTTATTTGTCAAACTATAATAATATTTTTAAACCTATTATTTGCACTAAGCAGGGTGACAAAGAAACATGTTTGGGTTTTTGTAGAGTTGAGTCTTTGTCAGACACTGTAAACAGGTGCAGAAGATCAACAAAAAAGCAGTTAAATGCTGACCCAAACATTAAAAGTATCAAAATGAATAAAGTTTTgtctaaatataaaaaacaaaaaaggtatTTCACAAAAGCCTTTCTATATAGAAATGACAATACATTTAATGAAAAAGTTAAAACTCAGTACCAACAATTATATAAGACAAGTTTTGAATACAGGATGACAAAAATCAACTCCAGcaaatttaaatacaaatttgtttctgcacataaacAGAAAGTTAAACAGATGAGTTCATATAACTATCGTCATAAATTGTCTTACAGAGAAAACGTTAAACAGAGGAGTATTCATGAATACCACCATAATTTGCTTTATCAAGAAAGACTTAAACAGAGGAGTATTCATGAATACCACCATAATTTGCCTCATCAAGAAAGAGTTAAACGGAGGAGTATTCATGAATACCACCATAATTTATCTCATCAACAAAAAGTAAGAGAGTTGAGTAGAAGGCAGTATCTTAAAGTTGAACATAAAACCCGATTAATAGAAAGTACAAAGCACAAACGAGAGCTGATTAAATTAaagtcacaacactttgattttgtCACTGAGCAATTTTTGGAGAAGGTAAAAGATGGACCTGattttgtgtgttgtgtgtgctctCGATTGTTATTTAAACATCAGGTCTTAAATTGTCGCAAAGAGTATTATAAAAAAACCAAAGAAATGTCACTTATAGCAGATAAATGTATAAGTGAAGATTATGTGCATAGATGCACCAGTGCCTGCAAGTCACCATGTGAGTTTTTCAATACATCTAGAAATTCATTGTATATCTGTTACACCTGCCATTATAAAATTAACAAATGTCAAATACCTCCACAGAGTTCAATCAACAAACTGACTGTTGATCCCATCCCACCTCAGTTGGCACGATTAAATACATTAGAGCAACATTTGATAGCTTTAAATATACCATTTATGAAAATGTTGGCTCTGCCTAAAGGTGGTCAGAATGGAATTCATGGTCCTGTAACTTGTGTACCAGCAAATATAGTTGAAACGTGCAGTTTGTTACCACGCACCAACATGGAGGGGTCTTTATTACCTGTAAAGTTAAAACGTAAATTAACATATAAAGGCCATTATGATTATCAGTATGTTGACGCAGTGCATGTCCAGGAAGCTCTTCAGTATTTAAAACATCATAATTTACATTACAAAGATGTACAGTTCAATGAAGCGTGGATTAATGAATTTTCTCGTGTGGATGACCATTCTGTATCGGAAAAGGATAGTGTTGCTGATAAAGATGAGGGTGCGTGCATAGAAGAGGATGAAGACGAACTGCTGCATGATCGACAGCAACACTGTATGTTTCAGGACACCTGTCTCATGCCAGTGGATATAGGACAAGAAGCATTAGATCAGTATGTTGACAACGTGTTAAATGTAGCTCCTGGTGAAGGTAATAATCCGGTGAAATTGCTATCTGATATTACAAATGAGGCAAAATGTTTCCCTGTATTATTTCCTTCAGGATCAAAAACATACCACGAAAGCCGGCAATATAATTTGACATTGAATCGTTATTTTAACACTAGACTTCTTCACGCTGATGGGCGATTTGCTCATAATGTCGAATATATCTTTTTTGCGCAGTACATGTCTGAACTGGAGCAGGTTGTGTCTAAAGTTTCTATAGCTCTGCGTAAAGGTAAAAGTGGTGAATCCCATGACTTGCGTAATTTGGTAAAGGATCAGGATTCCTTAAATAAGCTGTTGGAGTTTGATGATGGGTATCGTTTCCTCAAACCCATTCGGGGCACACCTGCATTTTGGCAGACTGCACAACGCGACCTGCTGGCATGTGTTAGAATGCTGGGCAAACCTACATGGTTTGCATCATTTTCGTCAGCAGATATGAGATGGACTAATCTCCTGTACAGTATTTTGAGACAGGAAGGCAGAACACAGACAGTGGAACAGCTGGAGTGGGCTGATAAATGTGAACTGCTGCGTAGAAATCCTGTCACTGCTGCTCGAATGTTTGATTTTCGATGGCACGTCTTCTTAAGAGAAGTTCTTATGTCTCCTGCCAATCCCATCGGTAAGATTGTAGATTACTATTATCGTGTTGAGTTCCAGCAGCGTGGttctccacattgtcattgtctgttTTGGGTTTCTGGTGCTCCAGTTTTAGACAAGAACACAGATGAGGAGGTCACTGCATTCATTGACAAATATGTGACATGTGAACTCCCTCCTGAAGAAGATTCACTGTCTGAAGTAGTCTCATCTGTGCAGCAACATTCAAAACGACATTCAAAgacttgtaaaaagaaaaatactgtTTGTCGTTTTAATTTTCCACGACCTGCATCTACTAGAACTTTTATTAGCCGTGGTGAAAAGTATCAAGATGCAGCAAAGACTTGTAAATGCGATAAAACCGATTCTACTGTGCAGTGTCCCTGTTTGTGTCAAGATAAATCACGTAAACAAGAAATGGACAAAGATGTAGCTAGTGCCATTTTAACTAAAGTAAAGACTGCAATTTCTAGTGACGACTGTCCATATACCAGTGTGGAAGATCTGTTTAGAGGCCTGGGGATTAGCCAGGAATTATTTGAAACGGCTTATAAACGATTTTGTAGAAATACACATGTTGTTTTGAAGAGGCAAGTTGATGAGATATGGATTAATCAGTATAGCAGGTTGCTGTTAAAAGCTTGGAATGCTAATATTGATATCCAATATTGTGTAGATGCTTATGCGTGTTGTGTTTATATAGTATCTTATATGTCCAAAAGCGAGCGGGAAATTGGCCTTCTGCTTGCTAATTCTCAAAGAGAAGCAGCTAAAGATAATGTTAGTGCTAAAGAGGCTTTGAAGACACTCGGAAATGTTTATCTTCATAACCGAGATGTTTGTGCACAGGAAGCTGTGTACAGACTAACCAACATGCATCTAAAAGAGTGTTCTAGAAAAGTAGTTTTTGTTCCCACTGGTGATAATGTAGTGAAAATGAGTCTACCCATTGCTGTTTTGAGACAAAAGGCAATGTCACAGGATCTCAGTACCGACGACATGTGGATGTGCGGCATAGCTGACCGTTATAAGAACAGACCTAATGATGATACATTTAATGACATGTGCCTTGCGACGTTTGCTTCAGAATATCGTGTTTTGAGTAAAAACGAGAAATGTAAAAACCCCGTACAGTTGAGTAGTGATTTCGGATTTGTCGCTAAAAGAACTCGGACTAAGCCAGCCGTTGTTCGTTACGCCCGTTTTTCTGAAACCAGAGAACCAGAGAAGTTTTATCAAAGCATGTTGCAGTTGTTTCTGCCACATCGCTTTGATACTGAACTTAAGCCTTCAACCTGTGAAACATTTGAGGAGTTTTACCGAACCGGTTTTATTAGATTTGTTGATGGAGCAAACCGTTCTGTAAAGTCTGTTGTAGATTTAAATCGGGGTAAATATGAAATGGAATCTGATCGTTTGGAGGCTGTGGACAATATTGTTGGTGATGCAATGTTAGAGAATGCTTGGTGTGAGTTGTGTCCAGAGTTGGAGGTTGAGCGTTTGGAATGTGTGGAAATATTAAAAGAGAGCTCACAAACGGTAAACGATGACCCAGAAATCATCCCAGATTTAGCTCCGTCATCTAAAGACATTGGACGATTAGAGAAGAGAAACGTCATGAGTAGAACTGAAGGCCTGGCATTAATTAGATCTTTGAATGAgaaacagttttctgtttttaatcagatccgGCAGTGGTGTATAGATAAAGTTAATGGCGTTAATCCTGAACCACTGCATATTTTTGTTACTGGCGGTGCGGGCACAGGGAAAAGTCACTTGATTCGCGCGATAGAGTATGAAGTTAAAAGATTACTCTCACCTACTTGTAAACATCCCGACAACACGTGTGTGCTCTTAACAGCTCCCACAGGTATAGCAGCATATAATTTGGAGGCCACAACAATCCACTCAACATTTTCTATAGGAAAGGATGTACGCTTACCGTACACTCCTTTGGGTGAAGAGAAGCTCAATTCTTTGCGTTCTCGATTTTGCGATCTCCAGCTTCTCATTATAGATGAAATATCAATGGTAGATCACAACCTCTTATCCTATGTCCATGGTAGATTGCGGCAGATTAAACAAACGGGGAACTTTTCACCTTATGGAAACGTCAGTGTTGTGGCTGTTGGAGATTTTTTCCAGCTACCTCCTGTTAAAGGGAAACCACTCTATTCTGATGGTGTAGGTAGCAGCATATGGACTGATCTATTTAAGGTTGTTGAATTAACAGAGATAGTTAGACAAAAAGATGCAGTGTTTTCCCAGCTGTTAAATAGGATTAGGACTCATTCCAAAGGTCAACCGCTGTTACCTGAGGATTTAAAGATTCTAAAAACTTGTGAAACAGGTGAGGTGAGCTCAGCCTTGCACATATTTGCGACGAATAAACAAGTAAATGAGCACAATATTATTCAATTATGTCAGACTTGTCCTGATTATATATCATTTAAAGCCAAAGATTATGTTAATGATAAAAAAACTGGCAAACTGAAGTTGTTGGAAGGTAATCATGCTAGAGCTTCGAACACAAATTTGGCTGAAGAGTTGTTGTTGGGTAAGGGTGCGCGTGTGATGTTGTGCAAAAATGTGGATGTTGCCGATGGTTTGGTAAACGGGGTCTGTGGTATTGTGACGGAGATTATAATGCAGGAAAATGACACCTTTCCTAAAAAGGTTTATGTTCAATTTGATGACCATCGTGTAGGCTTGCAGAGGAGGAAAACCTCCCAGTCTTTGTCATCAAATTTAGCTGGTTCCACACCTATTGAACCAGAAGAGGAAAAAGCCACTGTTAAAGGTGGATTACGACGTCAATTTCCTCTCAAACTGGCATGGGCATGTACTGTCCACAAAGTACAGGGCTTGACTGTTAACACAGCTGTGGTCAGTCTCAGTAAAATATTTGCGCCTGGCCAAGCGTATGTTGCCCTTAGTCGTGTCACGACTCTTTCTGGGCTCACGATTCAGAAGTTTGATGCAAAAAGAATCTACTGTAAAGATGACATCACGGTTGCTGTCAGTAGGATGGCGCCACTTCTGAGTGGACATACACAGTGGGACAGATTTAACACATCTGTCTTTACTTTCTTTTTAATGAATGTCCAAAGTTTGAATAGACATGTTAAAGACTTGGCTTTCTGCACACGGCATTTGCAACCAAGTTGTATTGCTGTCACAGAAACATGGCTGACTACAGCCTGTTCAGATACGGTAAAGATTGATGGGTACAGTTTTTACAACTGTCCACGACATTTATCGTATACTAGTAATCAAGCGGCATTGGCGGCGTTGCAAGACCAACAACGTGGTGGTGTTGGCATCTATACTGCACAAGGAGTGGCCTTTGAACTTTTAAAGCTTCAAGACGTGAACTTGGAGTGTTTAACTTACAAATTTGTTAGTTTAAACCTACTAATGGCTGTAATTTATCGGCCCCCTTTGTATCCTCTATCTGTATTCCAAGCAAATTTAGTAAAGTTGCTTGATTGGTTGGAGCCTCAAAGTGAGAACGTATTGCTGATGGGGGATTTTAATGATGACATTTTAAAGTCATCTGTGGTGTTGAAAATTGTGACTGACAGAGGCTATGCCCAAATAGTCACAGATCCAACCACAGAAAGGGGCACTTTAATAGATCACGTTTATATAAAATCAAAGGTTTATGAAATGGAGGCAGTTGTTATGCCAACATATTTTAGTGACCATCAGGGAATTTTTTGTGGATTTAAACAGTTGTAG